One part of the Populus alba chromosome 18, ASM523922v2, whole genome shotgun sequence genome encodes these proteins:
- the LOC118052100 gene encoding uncharacterized protein isoform X1, with protein MSLSRSQPNTTTTDTILPGPPSRNNFSSLDLSSSNLLAFPSGSSISIVDSLSLQLISTFPLPPPPSSSSSPSLSPFITSVRFTPSPLNRNLLSTEPSSSHLLLAAADRHGRIALLDFRLKSIVLWLEPDPNPKSGIQDLCWILSRSDSYALAAISGPSSLYLYTTTGAASTATASNYCFFKYDASPEFLSCIRRDPFDSRHFCVIGLKGFLLSVKVLAESENDVVLKEFKIPTDYSDLLRLEKDVTPSSGGVGGSLAPASAVFPLYSVKMAFSPQWRNILFVTFPRELVVFDLKYETVLFSAALPRGCGKFLDVLPDPNNELLYCAHLDGKLSIWRRKEGEQVHVMCAMEELMPSIGTSVPSPSVLAVAICQSESTLQHVAKICSDAPDSPSAEVDFDNPFDFCDDTVVHSTTHMISISDDGKVWNWLLTAEGTGDNHKDTVADSHEIPLIGDNANAVVVTDGLGKEAGKQQELGNGHKNRLSSTLSQDLSFKINLVGQLQLLSSTVTMLAVPSPSLIATLARGGNYPAVAVPLVALGTQSGTIDVVDVSANAVAASFSVHNSMVRGLRWLGNSRLVSFSYNQVNEKNGGYNNRLVVTCLRSGLNRPFRVLQKPERAPIRALRTSSSGRYLLILFRDAPVEVWAMTKTPIMLRSLALPFTVLEWTLPTVPRPVQNGPSKQVLWSSKDQMPVAQDGASTAKEPASESTAGSSDASQDDTAESFAFALVNGALGVFEVHGRRIRDFRPKWPSSSFVSSDGLITAMAYRLPHVVMGDRSGNIRWWDVTTGHSSSFNTHREGIRRIKFSPVVPGDRSRGLIAVLFYDNTFSIFDLDLPDPLANSLLQPLFPGTLVLELDWLPLRTNKNDPLVLCIAGADSSFRLVEVNINDKKLGHGLQPRAIKEKFQPMPICSPILLPTPHALALRMILQLGVKASWFNTCSTTIDKRPHLIPGTASFKGDLRNYMIDLPPVGDSVVPEMLLKVLDPYRREGCILDDETARLYAIVVKKGCAARFAFAAAIFGETSEALFWLQLPRALKHLMDKLVTKSTQKAPVSASTPELDDVTMLNRISSKGRSVIGTEKKDPLSEGQLRSMAFQKEELWESACERIPWHEKLEGEEAIQNRVHELVSIGNLEAAVSLLLSTSPESSYFYVNALRAVALSSAVSRSLHELAVKVVAANMVQTDRSLSGTHLLCAVGRYQEACSQLQDAGCWTDAATLAATHLSGSDYARVLLRWANHVLHAEHNIWRALILYVAAGALQDALAALREAQQPDTAAMFILACHEGHAQFISNLGNSDDESGSSIKDTLVGLPGLNPENEDVIAVGEYYGQYQRKLVHLCMDSQPFSD; from the exons ACAATCCTCCCTGGTCCACCTTCCCGTAATAACTTTTCCTCCCTCGATCTTTCCTCTTCAAATCTCCTCGCCTTTCCCTCCGGTTCTTCCATTTCCATCGTTGATTCTCTTTCCCTCCAATTAATCTCCACTTTTCCtctccctcctcctccttcttcctcttcctctccttctctttccCCCTTCATCACTTCCGTACGCTTCACGCCTTCTCCTCTCAATCGCAACCTCCTCTCCACCGAACCTTCCTCCTCCCACCTCCTCCTCGCCGCCGCCGACCGCCATGGCCGTATTGCTCTCCTCGATTTCCGCCTCAAGTCCATTGTCCTCTGGCTCGAACCTGATCCCAATCCGAAATCTGGTATCCAAGACCTCTGCTGGATCCTCTCTCGTTCCGATTCATACGCCCTCGCTGCCATTTCTGGTCCTTCTTCTCTTTATCTCTACACCACCACCGGCGCCGCTTCCACTGCCACCGCTTCGAATTACTGTTTCTTTAAGTACGATGCGTCGCCGGAGTTTTTGTCGTGCATTCGTCGTGATCCTTTTGATTCGCGGCATTTTTGTGTCATCGGACTTAAAGGATTTTTATTGTCGGTGAAAGTGCTCGCAGAGAGTGAGAATGACGTCGTTTTAAAGGAATTTAAGATTCCGACGGATTATAGTGATTTGTTGAGGCTAGAGAAAGACGTAACGCCGAGCAGTGGTGGTGTGGGAGGATCCTTGGCGCCGGCATCGGCGGTTTTTCCGTTGTATAGTGTGAAAATGGCGTTTTCACCACAATGGAGGAATATTCTGTTTGTCACGTTTCCTAGGGAGCTTGTGGTTTTTGATTTGAAATACGAGACCGTGCTTTTTAGTGCTGCATTGCCTAGAGGCTGTGGGAAGTTTCTAGATGTTTTGCCGGATCCGAATAATGAATTGCTTTACTGTGCTCATCTTGATGGAAAGCTCAGTATTTGGCGGCGAAAAGA AGGAGAACAGGTGCATGTAATGTGTGCAATGGAGGAGTTGATGCCGTCAATTGGAACATCGGTCCCTTCTCCTTCAGTTCTAGCTGTTGCCATTTGTCAGTCAGAGTCTACGCTCCAACATGTTGCTAAGATTTGTTCTGATGCACCTGATTCTCCGTCGGCTGAGGTGGATTTTGACAATCCTTTTGATTTCTGTGATGATACTGTTGTTCACTCAACTACACATATGATCTCAATTTCTGATGATGGAAAAGTATGGAACTGGCTGTTAACTGCTGAAGGGACTGGAGACAATCATAAGGATACGGTTGCTGATTCCCATGAAATTCCACTTATAGGGGACAATGCCAATGCTGTAGTTGTGACTGATGGACTTGGCAAAGAAGCAGGCAAGCAACAAGAGCTTGGGAATGGCCATAAAAACCGCCTCTCATCTACTTTGAGCCAGGATTTGTCGTTTAAG ATCAATTTAGTTGGACAGCTGCAGCTTCTTTCTTCGACGGTTACTATGCTGGCTGTACCCTCTCCTTCTCTAATAGCTACTTTGGCCC GTGGGGGGAATTATCCTGCTGTAGCTGTTCCTCTGGTTGCTCTGGGTACTCAATCTGGGACAATTGATGTTGTTGATGTTTCTGCAAATGCTGTTGCAGCTAGTTTTTCAGTTCATAACAGTATGGTTAGGGGGTTACGATGGCTTGGAAATTCTAGACTTGTTTCATTTTCTTACAATCAG gtgaatgaaaaaaatggaggttACAATAATCGGCTTGTTGTAACCTGTCTTAGAAGTGGTCTTAACAGACCATTTCGAGTTTTGCAAAAGCCAGAACGTGCACCCATTAGAGCTCTACGAACTTCTTCATCTGGAAG GTATCTTCTTATTTTATTCCGTGATGCACCGGTGGAGGTTTGGGCAATGACAAAAACTCCCATCATG CTTAGATCATTAGCTCTTCCATTTACGGTATTGGAATGGACTCTTCCAACAGTTCCTCGGCCAGTTCAAAATGGTCCTTCTAAACAAGTGTTGTGGTCATCAAAAGATCAAATGCCTGTAGCACAAGATGGAGCATCCACTGCAAAGGAACCTGCATCAGAATCCA CAGCAGGAAGCTCAGATGCTTCTCAGGATGACACTGCTGAAAGTTTTGCATTTGCACTAGTAAATGGTGCTCTTGGAGTTTTTGAGGTTCATGGGCGGAGGATCCGGGATTTCAG ACCGAAATGGCCTTCATCTTCATTTGTGTCTTCTGATGGATTGATTACGGCCATGGCCTACCGCTTGCCTCATGTT GTCATGGGGGATAGGTCTGGGAACATACGGTGGTGGGATGTAACAACTGGGCattcttcatcatttaacaCTCACAGGGAAGGAATCAGGAGAATCAAATTCTCACCTGTTGTTCCTGGAGACCGCAGCCGAGGGCTTATTGCTGTCCTTTTTTATGACAAtaccttttctatttttgacCTT gaTTTGCCAGACCCGTTAGCTAATTCCCTTTTACAACCTCTATTTCCTGGAACCCTTGTGTTGGAACTCGATTGGTTGCCTCTGCGAACTAATAAAAATGACCCTCTGGTATTATGTATTGCTGGAGCTGATAGTAGCTTTCGCCTTGTTGAGGTTAACAT AAATGACAAAAAACTTGGCCATGGCCTCCAACCCCGagctattaaagaaaaatttcagCCTATGCCTATATGCTCTCCCATACTGCTTCCCACACCACATGCACTG GCATTGCGGATGATCTTGCAATTAGGTGTCAAAGCCTCTTGGTTTAACACTTGCAGCACAACTATTGACAAGAGGCCTCACTTAATTCCTGGAACTGCTTCATTCAAAGGGGATCTCCGGAATTACATGATTGATCTACCACCTGTCGGTGACTCTGTGGTGCCAGAAATGCTCCTCAAAGTGTTAGATCCTTACAGAAGAGAAG GCTGCATACTTGATGATGAAACGGCTAGACTATATGCTATCGTAGTCAAGAAAGGCTGTGCTGCGAGGTTTGCATTTGCAGCTGCAATTTTTGGTGAAACCTCAGAAGCATTATTCTGGTTGCAGTTGCCTCGTGCTCTTAAACATTTGATGGATAAGCTAGTTACGAAGTCAACACAGAAAGCGCCTGTCTCAGCATCAACCCCAGAGCTCGATGACGTGACTATGCTGAACAGAATTTCATCAAAGGGGAGGTCGGTAATTGGGACTGAGAAAAAGGATCCATTG AGTGAAGGTCAACTTAGATCAATGGCTTTCCAGAAAGAAGAACTATGGGAAAGTGCTTGTGAGCGCATTCCTTGGCATGAGAAATTGGAGGGAGAAGAGGCTATTCAGAATCGAGTGCATGA GCTCGTTTCTATTGGGAACTTAGAAGCAGCAGTCAGCTTGTTGCTTTCTACTTCTCCTGAGAGCTCTTATTTCTATGTAAATGCTCTACGTGCAGTCGCTCTCTCGTCTGCTGTGTCAAGGTCTCTTCATGAGCTTGCAGTTAAG GTTGTTGCAGCCAACATGGTCCAGACAGACAGATCATTGTCTGGCACTCATCTTCTTTGTGCTGTTGGAAGGTATCAAGAGGCTTGTTCACAG TTGCAAGATGCAGGATGCTGGACGGATGCTGCAACTTTGGCGGCTACACATTTAAGTGGATCTGATTATGCAAG GGTGTTGTTAAGATGGGCCAACCATGTCCTCCATGCCGAACACAACATCTGGAG GGCTCTTATTCTTTATGTTGCAGCTGGTGCATTGCAAGATGCCCTAGCAGCACTCCGGGAAGCACAACAACCTGATACAGCTGCCATGTTCATACTTGCTTGCCATGAAGGCCATGCacaatttatatcaaatttaggaAATTCAGATGACGAGTCAGGGTCTTCAATCAAGGATACTCTCGTTGGCTTGCCAGGGTTGAATCCAGAGAATGAAGATGTCATTGCAGTAGGTGAATATTATGGACAATACCAAAGAAAGTTGGTGCATCTGTGCATGGACTCCCAGCCATTTTCTGACTAA
- the LOC118052100 gene encoding uncharacterized protein isoform X2, with the protein MSLSRSQPNTTTTDTILPGPPSRNNFSSLDLSSSNLLAFPSGSSISIVDSLSLQLISTFPLPPPPSSSSSPSLSPFITSVRFTPSPLNRNLLSTEPSSSHLLLAAADRHGRIALLDFRLKSIVLWLEPDPNPKSGIQDLCWILSRSDSYALAAISGPSSLYLYTTTGAASTATASNYCFFKYDASPEFLSCIRRDPFDSRHFCVIGLKGFLLSVKVLAESENDVVLKEFKIPTDYSDLLRLEKDVTPSSGGVGGSLAPASAVFPLYSVKMAFSPQWRNILFVTFPRELVVFDLKYETVLFSAALPRGCGKFLDVLPDPNNELLYCAHLDGKLSIWRRKEGEQVHVMCAMEELMPSIGTSVPSPSVLAVAICQSESTLQHVAKICSDAPDSPSAEVDFDNPFDFCDDTVVHSTTHMISISDDGKVWNWLLTAEGTGDNHKDTVADSHEIPLIGDNANAVVVTDGLGKEAGKQQELGNGHKNRLSSTLSQDLSFKINLVGQLQLLSSTVTMLAVPSPSLIATLARGGNYPAVAVPLVALGTQSGTIDVVDVSANAVAASFSVHNSMVRGLRWLGNSRLVSFSYNQVNEKNGGYNNRLVVTCLRSGLNRPFRVLQKPERAPIRALRTSSSGRYLLILFRDAPVEVWAMTKTPIMLRSLALPFTVLEWTLPTVPRPVQNGPSKQVLWSSKDQMPVAQDGASTAKEPASESTGSSDASQDDTAESFAFALVNGALGVFEVHGRRIRDFRPKWPSSSFVSSDGLITAMAYRLPHVVMGDRSGNIRWWDVTTGHSSSFNTHREGIRRIKFSPVVPGDRSRGLIAVLFYDNTFSIFDLDLPDPLANSLLQPLFPGTLVLELDWLPLRTNKNDPLVLCIAGADSSFRLVEVNINDKKLGHGLQPRAIKEKFQPMPICSPILLPTPHALALRMILQLGVKASWFNTCSTTIDKRPHLIPGTASFKGDLRNYMIDLPPVGDSVVPEMLLKVLDPYRREGCILDDETARLYAIVVKKGCAARFAFAAAIFGETSEALFWLQLPRALKHLMDKLVTKSTQKAPVSASTPELDDVTMLNRISSKGRSVIGTEKKDPLSEGQLRSMAFQKEELWESACERIPWHEKLEGEEAIQNRVHELVSIGNLEAAVSLLLSTSPESSYFYVNALRAVALSSAVSRSLHELAVKVVAANMVQTDRSLSGTHLLCAVGRYQEACSQLQDAGCWTDAATLAATHLSGSDYARVLLRWANHVLHAEHNIWRALILYVAAGALQDALAALREAQQPDTAAMFILACHEGHAQFISNLGNSDDESGSSIKDTLVGLPGLNPENEDVIAVGEYYGQYQRKLVHLCMDSQPFSD; encoded by the exons ACAATCCTCCCTGGTCCACCTTCCCGTAATAACTTTTCCTCCCTCGATCTTTCCTCTTCAAATCTCCTCGCCTTTCCCTCCGGTTCTTCCATTTCCATCGTTGATTCTCTTTCCCTCCAATTAATCTCCACTTTTCCtctccctcctcctccttcttcctcttcctctccttctctttccCCCTTCATCACTTCCGTACGCTTCACGCCTTCTCCTCTCAATCGCAACCTCCTCTCCACCGAACCTTCCTCCTCCCACCTCCTCCTCGCCGCCGCCGACCGCCATGGCCGTATTGCTCTCCTCGATTTCCGCCTCAAGTCCATTGTCCTCTGGCTCGAACCTGATCCCAATCCGAAATCTGGTATCCAAGACCTCTGCTGGATCCTCTCTCGTTCCGATTCATACGCCCTCGCTGCCATTTCTGGTCCTTCTTCTCTTTATCTCTACACCACCACCGGCGCCGCTTCCACTGCCACCGCTTCGAATTACTGTTTCTTTAAGTACGATGCGTCGCCGGAGTTTTTGTCGTGCATTCGTCGTGATCCTTTTGATTCGCGGCATTTTTGTGTCATCGGACTTAAAGGATTTTTATTGTCGGTGAAAGTGCTCGCAGAGAGTGAGAATGACGTCGTTTTAAAGGAATTTAAGATTCCGACGGATTATAGTGATTTGTTGAGGCTAGAGAAAGACGTAACGCCGAGCAGTGGTGGTGTGGGAGGATCCTTGGCGCCGGCATCGGCGGTTTTTCCGTTGTATAGTGTGAAAATGGCGTTTTCACCACAATGGAGGAATATTCTGTTTGTCACGTTTCCTAGGGAGCTTGTGGTTTTTGATTTGAAATACGAGACCGTGCTTTTTAGTGCTGCATTGCCTAGAGGCTGTGGGAAGTTTCTAGATGTTTTGCCGGATCCGAATAATGAATTGCTTTACTGTGCTCATCTTGATGGAAAGCTCAGTATTTGGCGGCGAAAAGA AGGAGAACAGGTGCATGTAATGTGTGCAATGGAGGAGTTGATGCCGTCAATTGGAACATCGGTCCCTTCTCCTTCAGTTCTAGCTGTTGCCATTTGTCAGTCAGAGTCTACGCTCCAACATGTTGCTAAGATTTGTTCTGATGCACCTGATTCTCCGTCGGCTGAGGTGGATTTTGACAATCCTTTTGATTTCTGTGATGATACTGTTGTTCACTCAACTACACATATGATCTCAATTTCTGATGATGGAAAAGTATGGAACTGGCTGTTAACTGCTGAAGGGACTGGAGACAATCATAAGGATACGGTTGCTGATTCCCATGAAATTCCACTTATAGGGGACAATGCCAATGCTGTAGTTGTGACTGATGGACTTGGCAAAGAAGCAGGCAAGCAACAAGAGCTTGGGAATGGCCATAAAAACCGCCTCTCATCTACTTTGAGCCAGGATTTGTCGTTTAAG ATCAATTTAGTTGGACAGCTGCAGCTTCTTTCTTCGACGGTTACTATGCTGGCTGTACCCTCTCCTTCTCTAATAGCTACTTTGGCCC GTGGGGGGAATTATCCTGCTGTAGCTGTTCCTCTGGTTGCTCTGGGTACTCAATCTGGGACAATTGATGTTGTTGATGTTTCTGCAAATGCTGTTGCAGCTAGTTTTTCAGTTCATAACAGTATGGTTAGGGGGTTACGATGGCTTGGAAATTCTAGACTTGTTTCATTTTCTTACAATCAG gtgaatgaaaaaaatggaggttACAATAATCGGCTTGTTGTAACCTGTCTTAGAAGTGGTCTTAACAGACCATTTCGAGTTTTGCAAAAGCCAGAACGTGCACCCATTAGAGCTCTACGAACTTCTTCATCTGGAAG GTATCTTCTTATTTTATTCCGTGATGCACCGGTGGAGGTTTGGGCAATGACAAAAACTCCCATCATG CTTAGATCATTAGCTCTTCCATTTACGGTATTGGAATGGACTCTTCCAACAGTTCCTCGGCCAGTTCAAAATGGTCCTTCTAAACAAGTGTTGTGGTCATCAAAAGATCAAATGCCTGTAGCACAAGATGGAGCATCCACTGCAAAGGAACCTGCATCAGAATCCA CAGGAAGCTCAGATGCTTCTCAGGATGACACTGCTGAAAGTTTTGCATTTGCACTAGTAAATGGTGCTCTTGGAGTTTTTGAGGTTCATGGGCGGAGGATCCGGGATTTCAG ACCGAAATGGCCTTCATCTTCATTTGTGTCTTCTGATGGATTGATTACGGCCATGGCCTACCGCTTGCCTCATGTT GTCATGGGGGATAGGTCTGGGAACATACGGTGGTGGGATGTAACAACTGGGCattcttcatcatttaacaCTCACAGGGAAGGAATCAGGAGAATCAAATTCTCACCTGTTGTTCCTGGAGACCGCAGCCGAGGGCTTATTGCTGTCCTTTTTTATGACAAtaccttttctatttttgacCTT gaTTTGCCAGACCCGTTAGCTAATTCCCTTTTACAACCTCTATTTCCTGGAACCCTTGTGTTGGAACTCGATTGGTTGCCTCTGCGAACTAATAAAAATGACCCTCTGGTATTATGTATTGCTGGAGCTGATAGTAGCTTTCGCCTTGTTGAGGTTAACAT AAATGACAAAAAACTTGGCCATGGCCTCCAACCCCGagctattaaagaaaaatttcagCCTATGCCTATATGCTCTCCCATACTGCTTCCCACACCACATGCACTG GCATTGCGGATGATCTTGCAATTAGGTGTCAAAGCCTCTTGGTTTAACACTTGCAGCACAACTATTGACAAGAGGCCTCACTTAATTCCTGGAACTGCTTCATTCAAAGGGGATCTCCGGAATTACATGATTGATCTACCACCTGTCGGTGACTCTGTGGTGCCAGAAATGCTCCTCAAAGTGTTAGATCCTTACAGAAGAGAAG GCTGCATACTTGATGATGAAACGGCTAGACTATATGCTATCGTAGTCAAGAAAGGCTGTGCTGCGAGGTTTGCATTTGCAGCTGCAATTTTTGGTGAAACCTCAGAAGCATTATTCTGGTTGCAGTTGCCTCGTGCTCTTAAACATTTGATGGATAAGCTAGTTACGAAGTCAACACAGAAAGCGCCTGTCTCAGCATCAACCCCAGAGCTCGATGACGTGACTATGCTGAACAGAATTTCATCAAAGGGGAGGTCGGTAATTGGGACTGAGAAAAAGGATCCATTG AGTGAAGGTCAACTTAGATCAATGGCTTTCCAGAAAGAAGAACTATGGGAAAGTGCTTGTGAGCGCATTCCTTGGCATGAGAAATTGGAGGGAGAAGAGGCTATTCAGAATCGAGTGCATGA GCTCGTTTCTATTGGGAACTTAGAAGCAGCAGTCAGCTTGTTGCTTTCTACTTCTCCTGAGAGCTCTTATTTCTATGTAAATGCTCTACGTGCAGTCGCTCTCTCGTCTGCTGTGTCAAGGTCTCTTCATGAGCTTGCAGTTAAG GTTGTTGCAGCCAACATGGTCCAGACAGACAGATCATTGTCTGGCACTCATCTTCTTTGTGCTGTTGGAAGGTATCAAGAGGCTTGTTCACAG TTGCAAGATGCAGGATGCTGGACGGATGCTGCAACTTTGGCGGCTACACATTTAAGTGGATCTGATTATGCAAG GGTGTTGTTAAGATGGGCCAACCATGTCCTCCATGCCGAACACAACATCTGGAG GGCTCTTATTCTTTATGTTGCAGCTGGTGCATTGCAAGATGCCCTAGCAGCACTCCGGGAAGCACAACAACCTGATACAGCTGCCATGTTCATACTTGCTTGCCATGAAGGCCATGCacaatttatatcaaatttaggaAATTCAGATGACGAGTCAGGGTCTTCAATCAAGGATACTCTCGTTGGCTTGCCAGGGTTGAATCCAGAGAATGAAGATGTCATTGCAGTAGGTGAATATTATGGACAATACCAAAGAAAGTTGGTGCATCTGTGCATGGACTCCCAGCCATTTTCTGACTAA